From Nicotiana tabacum cultivar K326 chromosome 22, ASM71507v2, whole genome shotgun sequence, one genomic window encodes:
- the LOC107773145 gene encoding uncharacterized protein LOC107773145, whose translation MAIVLPLLSVSHPKVPGKWKNCRYADFSSKKGTISRINKMCAITTSKSKKIVWIWTENKQVMTAAVERGWNTFIFPSNRQDLALDWSSIAMISPLFIEEGRLFDLEHQRVAAFAEVSSPQQLEQLQILEEQADNVVVDLLDWQVIPAENIVAAFQGTQKTVLAVSKTQSEAQVFLEALEHGLGGVVMKVEDVGAILDLKGYFDRRHEVDSLLNLTKAKITRVQVTGMGDRVCVDICSLMRPGEGLLVGSFARGLFLVHSECLESNYISSRPFRVNAGPVHAYVAVPGGKTSYLSELKSGKEVIVVDQRGMQRTAIVGRVKIETRPLILVEAKVESENESYSILLQNAETVGLVSPLQDEGYQRTTIPVTSLKVGDEVCLLVQGGARHTGIEIKEFIVEK comes from the exons ATGGCTATAGTCTTACCTTTACTTTCTGTTTCTCACCCTAAAGTTCCAG GTAAATGGAAAAATTGCAGATACGCTGATTTCTCCAGTAAAAAAGGAACAATATCACGTATTAATAAAATGTGTGCAATTACAACATCAAAGTCGAAGAAAATAGTATGGATATGGACAGAGAACAAGCAAGTGATGACTGCTGCTGTGGAGAGAGGTTGGAATACTTTCATCTTCCCTTCCAATCGTCAAGATCTTGCCCTTGACTGGTCTT CAATTGCAATGATATCTCCTCTCTTTATTGAAGAGGGGCGTCTCTTTGATCTCGAGCATCAGAGAGTTGCTGCATTTGCTGAGGTTTCTTCTCCTCAGCAGTTAGAACAGCTACAGATATTGGAGGAACAGGCagataatgttgttgttgatctATTAGATTGGCAG GTGATACCTGCAGAAAACATTGTTGCGGCTTTTCAAGGCACTCAGAAAACTGTACTTGCAGTCTCAAAGACACAGTCAGAAGCTCAAGTCTTTCTTGAG GCCTTGGAACACGGTTTGGGTGGTGTAGTGATGAAAGTTGAGGATGTCGGGGCAATCCTTGACCTGAAG GGTTATTTTGACAGAAGACATGAAGTGGACAGTCTGTTGAACTTGACCAAAGCCAAAATAACTCGTGTTCAAGTGACTGGAATGGGTGACCGTGTCTGTGTGGATATTTGTAGCCTCATGAGACCTGGTGAAGGACTTCTG GTTGGATCCTTTGCAAGAGGCCTTTTCCTTGTTCACTCTGAATGCTTGGAGTCAAATTACATTTCTAGCCGGCCTTTTCGAGTAAATGCG GGGCCTGTTCATGCATATGTTGCTGTTCCAGGAGGAAAGACTAGCTATCTCTCGGAGCTCAAGTCTGGCAAAGAGGTCATTGTGGTTGATCAAAGGGGTATGCAGCGAACAGCTATTGTTGGACGTGTAAAGATTGAGACTAGACCACTTATCCTTGTGGAAGCAAAG GTAGAATCCGAAAATGAAAGTTACTCTATACTCTTGCAGAATGCGGAAACAGTTGGATTAGTCTCTCCGCTTCAAG ACGAGGGATATCAACGAACAACAATTCCTGTGACCTCACTCAAAGTTGGTGATGAGGTTTGCCTCCTAGTACAGGGAGGTGCTCGGCATACTGGAATAGAAATTAAAGAATTTATTGTTGAGAAGTGA